Part of the Xenopus tropicalis strain Nigerian chromosome 3, UCB_Xtro_10.0, whole genome shotgun sequence genome, CAATACAGCAATAGAGAGTGTTAGGTGCAGGTATAGCAATACAGTAATGGAGAGTGTTAGGTGCAGGTATAGCAATATAGCAATGGAGAGTGTTAGGTGCAGGTATAGCAATACAGTAATGGGGAGTGTTAGGTGCAGGTATAGCAATACAGCAATAGAGAGTGTTAGGTGCAGGTATAGCAATACAGCAATGGGGAGTGTTAGGTGCAGGTATAGCAATACAGCAATAGAGAGTGTTAGGTGCAGGTATAGGAATACAGCAATGGGGAGTGTTAGGTGCAGGTATAGCAATACAGTAATGGAGAGTGTTAGGTGCAGGTATAGCAATAAAGCAATGTAGAGTGTTAGGTGCAGGTATAGAAATACAACAATGGGGAGTGTTAGGTGCAGGTATAGCAATACAGCAATAGAGAGTGTTAGGTGCAGGTATAGCAATACAGCAATAGAGAGTGTTAGGTGCAGGTATAGCAATACAGAAATAGAGAGTGTTAGGTGCAGGTATAGGAATACAGCAATGGAGAGTGTTAGGTGCAGGTATAGCCAAGAGGAATGGAGAGTGTAAGGCACAGGGACAGAGCCGTATGCATTTATCCCTGTGCACCCTACTTAAAGaataactaaactttttttttaatctctaaaatgACCCTAAATAGTGCCCAGATTAACATCTCCCTCATGCAGTCTCATGCaaattctgtatcacaagcagttTAACTCTCCCAGTTACTTCCTAGTCTGTCATAATGTTCCGCCCAcctttctttgctgagctctccttttctctctctctgctgaGGGACGaaggtgcctactgcacatgcttgctgcctctgctccaatggaaatcaatcaggcatgtgcagtaggcactTCTTCGACCAGCTTCACAGTCAGAGAGAAAAGAGGGTGGAGCTGTActctagactaggaagtagctgagagagctgcagTTTAGCTGCTTGTGGTACAGAATCTACATGAGAATTAATtaagggagaaaggtatgttattttgggggTGTATATGATCTTTTTAGGGACTTTTCTGAACAGAAAACCCTACAAACATTGCTTTAGCTTTAATTAATGAAGACTTAGGGGCTTATGTATCAACTTCCGAATTTGTGAAtacgagtttgtttttctaaatcgattaaactcgcatatcgaatctTCATCTATTTATTAAAGTGGTTATTGAACTCGAATATAACCCGTAAACTCGAATTACAAAGTCGAATATGACTCGGAAACTCGAATAtaacttgactttgcctatggcaactcccattggcttctatagaaactcgcaagcttttttttttgagttttggggtttttttgtgcgTAATAAATACCAGACGTTCAAGTTTTCAATACAtaactcaaatttgaatttttttaagcttcaaaaaactcaaatcaaaCCAAAAAACCAAACTGGTAACCGTTGATCAATCACCCAATTAAAGTGGCTGATTAATAAGAAACAAGTACCTTCCTTTTCAGGGTGGCGTCCCATTTATATCGAACATTTTGGCATCTCCTCCTGACGTTCCATATTCCCCCTTCCTATGCCTCCAACACTCTACGTAATATGGGCCCACAGGGGATTCTTGTACCCGGAGATCTCTTAATCGGAGGAGTGGTTCCCATTCACGTGGCCAAACTGTACCCTACGGTGACCTTCCACGAGATGCCGCCAGCAGATATTTGCACAATGTGAGGACTCTTGTGAACTTCCGTAGAGCTTTTGGCATCTGGTACAGTATATTGCCGAGCAACCTATCTCTGCTATTTCTGTAGACATGACCAAGAACGATTTTCCTACCCATAAAAATAAaccagtactttgtatttgatgaaacaatcctattggtcacgctatggtatggtgatccaaattataacATTGGCATTACAAATTTGATAAATTCTGTGTTTCCTACAAGGTTCAGGTTTGAAAACTACCAACAGCTCCAGGCCATGAGATATGCAGTGGAAGAAATCAACCAAAGATCTGACCTCCTCCCCAACATCACCTTGGGCTTCTATGCCTACGACTCTTGTGCTGCTCTACAGAGCGAGATAAAGGGAACCCTGTGGATGCTGACTGGAAAGACTGAGGAGGTTCCTAATTACTGCTGCAGAAAAAGCCCCCCTCTGGCTGCCATCATTGGCCACTCAAAGTCTACTTACTCCATGCTTATGGCTCATATCCTTGGATTGTACAAAGTCCCACAGGTAAGGACTCCAATTAACCaattaggtactgttttattattacagagaaaagggaatcattgaaccatgaaataaacccaatagggctgttctgccccaataaggggtaattatatcttagttgggatcaagtataaggtactgttttattattacagagaaaagggaatcatttaaccatgaaataaacccaatagggctgttctgccccaataaggggtaattatatgttagttgggctcaattacactgtactgttttattattactgagaaaaaggaaatcagttttaaaattctaaattatttgattataatggagtctatggaagacacactttccgtaattcgaagctttctggataacgggtttccggataagggatcccacacctgtataaagGCAGATAGATATCCCGATCCAGGGCATCTAAGGGAATGCAGTTACCTCTTGGCCAGAagatgagttttttttattatgcacatTATGGAAGACCAACCTTTTCTTCTCCAATAGTTGAAGTGCAATTGCCAAAAGTCTACCAACAACCTTCCCTTATGGAGATGCAAAAAGTGCTTCCATTTGAGTGTGCTTTTAATCTCTGTCCAGAGTAGAATGACTATTAACTGCATGTTTCTACCAACAGATCAGCTACTTCTCAACCAGTTCTCTTCTGAGTGACAGGACCCAATTCTCTTCCTTCTTTAGAACCGTCCCCAGTGACGTCTTTCAGTCCAGAGGACTGGCCCATTTGGTGCTACATTTTAACTGGACGTGGGTCGGGCTCATAGCTTCTAATGATGATTATGGTTATAAAGGCTTAGAAGTGATCAAACAGGAGATAACAAAGGGAGGAGCTTGCGTAGCTTACATAATATATATGTCAAGAAACCCAATGGATCAAAACATACATAACATTGTGCAGGTTATCAAAGAGTCAAGTGCCCGTGTGTTGGTGGCCTTTTGTACTGATGTCTACTTAATCCCTGTTCTGGATGAGATGCTTAAGCAGAACGTAACTGGCAAAAGTTTTATTGCCAGTGAGGCTTGGTCCATTTCAAATGTCTTATCTGTCCCAAAATACTCTTCTTTATTATCTGGAACAATCGGCTTTGCTTTTCACAGTTCAACTATCCCAGGTTTTCAACGTTTTCTGAACTCCATTAATCCACTCAACACACCGGGGACAATGTGGTCGAAATTTTTCTGGGAAGAAGCTTTCGGCTGCACTTTTTCTAACCAGACAAACTCTTCTGATATCGTGAATGCTCTAGAAAACCCATGCACAGGAGATGAAGATCTAGAAAACCTCCAGAACAGCTATAACGATGTTTCCAATTTAAGAGCTTCTTATAATATCTATACTGCGGTGTATGTCATAGCAAAAGCTCTGGATGACCTCAACCATTGCCAAACCTTGGCTGGACCATTGTTTAACAAATATTGTGCAACGTTAGAGAACTTTGAGCCATGGCAGGTACATCATTATGGCATTGAGTTAAACCAATAAATCATCCACTTTCTAGTCTTGCTAGTCCACTTCCAGGGCCATGTTACTTTATGATGTGGATACAAGAAGAACAAACAACTACATTTTACataaatctatatatacatagatagttTTGATGATGAGGTCACACCTTTGATAAAGTGACCTTTTAtatgggttaaggtggccatagactaTAAGATCCACTAATTTAGCAAACAAATAGATCTTTCCACCAAtaggccaaacgattgaattacaatgaGAGGAATAGGACCTGTCGGAGCAAGTGAGCATCAATAAGCTGAAGTTGTCCCGACCAGACAGGAAAACCAAACCTACCCAATTGACAtctagccaattttaggccagatatcggctaGGTAGGTCCATCAGGGgtccccattagtgatgagcaaatctgtcccatttcgcttcaccataaaattcgcgaaaaggcaagaaaattcccGAAAAATCCATTTTGTTCGcattgttgcacaatttttttttgtcgcccacatcaatttttttgtcacccattttttttgttgcctgcactattttgatgtgaccgcgcttttttgatgcaaccacgcccaacTTGACGTCACCGCGCCCAAATTgatgcgcggcaaaaaaaaatacgagcaacaaatttttctgctgtgaattttcatggaagtttcgcaaaacaattcgccaatagcgaaatgctgaatttcgctgcgaatccatgccttccaaaaaaaatttgctcatcactagtccccatacatggtcaGATAAGCTGCCGGATCATTGTGAAGGACCACAATCTGCAGCTTTAACCTATCCTGTAGCCAGGGGttggcaaatgtttttttatctATTACCTACTCGTGTAAATCTGGCATTAAAATGTAACTGTCATCTTAGATTAATCAATCAGAGACAATAAGATAGCAGTAATAATAAGGAGATGTAAAGCCAACTGTTTGTGTTTCCTACTCTGCAGCTACTCCATTACCTTAAGAAAGTCCGGGTAAAGCTAAGCAATGGTCGAGAAGTTTACTTTGATGAGGATGGAAATCCACCAGCTGTATATGATATAGTAAACTGGCACCCAGGGTCGGATGGCTCCCTAAGGCAGGTGAAAGTTGGACGCTATGACACGATGGATACTTCAAGAAATGTATTTAGCATCAATATTAGTGCAATATGGTGGCCAAGCGGGAATGAGGAGGTAAGTCATCACAAAGCATCTCCTAGCTTCCACCACATTCTTCCTTCAGCAAATTCAACTTACATTTAGCAATGTATAGTTATCCCTGTAGATGACAGATTCTTCTGAAGACTATTAGCTATAATCTACATTCATTCGATTCATACATTGAGTTATTAGGACAATGACATGTATTTTTATTGTGGGCATGGCCAAGAGGGAACCAGGAGGTAAGGCATCACAAAGCATCTCCTAGCTTCCACCACATTCTTCCTTCAGCAAATTCAACTTACATTTAGCAATGTATAGTTATCCCTGTAGATGACAGATTCTTCTGAAGACAATTAGTTATAATCTACATTCATTCAATTCACACTTTGAGTTATTAGGACAATGACAAGTATTTGGGCTTTTATTGTGGTGCTTATTCAAATAGACAGTCTTTGTTGGTTTTTGGGTGCACTAGATTTAGACCTAATAATCAGATGATAAAATCccaataaatgtaatataaaatatttaatttctttcCAAGATACCACTCTCTGTTTGTGGCCAGAGTTGCCCAGAGGGGTTCAGGAAAGCTGCAAGAAGAGGGGAACCAGTGTGCTGCTTTGAGTGCGTTCCATGTGCCCAAGGAGAGATCTCCAATCAGACAGGTCAGTAACAATTTTAATCAGATTTATGCCTAATTCACATAGTAAATTATATTTAGAAGTGCAACTTG contains:
- the LOC100492970 gene encoding extracellular calcium-sensing receptor; translation: MGPQGILVPGDLLIGGVVPIHVAKLYPTVTFHEMPPADICTMFENYQQLQAMRYAVEEINQRSDLLPNITLGFYAYDSCAALQSEIKGTLWMLTGKTEEVPNYCCRKSPPLAAIIGHSKSTYSMLMAHILGLYKVPQISYFSTSSLLSDRTQFSSFFRTVPSDVFQSRGLAHLVLHFNWTWVGLIASNDDYGYKGLEVIKQEITKGGACVAYIIYMSRNPMDQNIHNIVQVIKESSARVLVAFCTDVYLIPVLDEMLKQNVTGKSFIASEAWSISNVLSVPKYSSLLSGTIGFAFHSSTIPGFQRFLNSINPLNTPGTMWSKFFWEEAFGCTFSNQTNSSDIVNALENPCTGDEDLENLQNSYNDVSNLRASYNIYTAVYVIAKALDDLNHCQTLAGPLFNKYCATLENFEPWQLLHYLKKVRVKLSNGREVYFDEDGNPPAVYDIVNWHPGSDGSLRQVKVGRYDTMDTSRNVFSINISAIWWPSGNEEIPLSVCGQSCPEGFRKAARRGEPVCCFECVPCAQGEISNQTDSIECWKCPWDMWPNSKRDRCFPKPIEFLSYDDSLGITLAAISVFSCVVPLAIFRLFIHYKSTPIVRANNHLVSCVLLVSLSFCFLCALAFIGYPQPEKCLLRQAAFGLVFTLCVSCILAKTIIVVFAFMATKPGSSLKKWTTPRVPYMIITICTFIQLTLCVIWLTISPPFPQYNSEAKPGIIFVECDENSPYAFWCMLGYLGFLASVSFTVAFLARRLPDNFNEAKLITFSMLAFLSVWVYFIPASLSAQGKYTVAMEIFAILTSTWALVICMFLPKCFVILFRPNMNSKENLMGKDRRKEIKKKIIF